A genomic window from Mustela erminea isolate mMusErm1 chromosome 16, mMusErm1.Pri, whole genome shotgun sequence includes:
- the KLHL38 gene encoding kelch-like protein 38 isoform X2, with amino-acid sequence MDEESPDGLLFKDHDFSSDLLRQLNGLRQNRLLTDVSICAGTWEVPCHRSVLASSSPYFRAMFCSNFRERSEAKVQLKGIDPTTLDQIISYVYTGEVPITAENVLPLMEAASMLQYPKLLEACSSYLQSQLTPSNCLGMIRLSEILSCETLKKKAREVALTCFPEVAASADLKELCALELRDYLGDDGLCGEEEKVFEALMVWIKHDLQARKRHVQELFKQVRLQYIHPAFFHHFITNDALLQSSPSCQTILEMAKRQMFATYSTTSAPDLQPPWHVPPRTSYQDFLIVLGGRKDNQQTTRDVLLYNRQTNQWQNLAKLPTRLYKASAVTLHRSIYVLGGMAVGSGKNVPSHNVYIYSLKLNQWRLGQPMLVARYSHRSTAHKNFIFSIGGIGEGQEVMGSMERYNSIFNIWESMASMPVGVLHPAVAVKDQRLYLFGGEDIMQNPVRLIQVYHISRNTWFKMETRVIKNVCAPAVVLQEKIVIVGGSRSLLSLEKVTSDTSSTSQAVRFDLSSDWSHQQRTTQMTLPPS; translated from the exons ATGGATGAGGAGTCGCCAGATGGACTGCTCTTCAAAGACCACGACTTCTCCTCTGACTTATTAAGGCAGCTCAATGGCTTGAGGCAAAACAGGCTGCTGACTGATGTGAGCATCTGTGCGGGGACCTGGGAGGTCCCCTGCCATCGAAGTGTGCTGGCCTCCAGCAGCCCCTACTTCCGGGCCATGTTCTGCAGCAACTTCCGGGAGAGAAGCGAAGCCAAAGTCCAGCTGAAAGGCATTGACCCCACGACTCTGGACCAGATCATCTCATATGTGTACACAGGGGAGGTGCCCATCACGGCTGAGAACGTCCTGCCTTTGATGGAGGCAGCCTCCATGCTGCAATACCCCAAGCTACTGGAGGCCTGCTCCTCCTACCTCCAGAGCCAGCTGACCCCCAGCAACTGCCTGGGCATGATCCGACTCTCCGAAATCTTGAGTTGTGAGACCCTCAAGAAGAAAGCCAGGGAGGTGGCCCTGACATGTTTCCCTGAGGTGGCTGCCTCGGCCGACCTGAAGGAGCTCTGTGCTTTGGAATTGAGAGACTACCTGGGGGACGACGGGCTCtgtggagaggaggaaaaggtgTTCGAGGCCCTCATGGTTTGGATCAAGCATGACCTCCAGGCCCGGAAACGACACGTGCAGGAGCTATTCAAGCAGGTCAGGCTTCAGTATATCCACCCGGCCTTCTTCCACCACTTCATCACCAACGATGCCCTCCTGCAGTCCTCGCCCTCGTGCCAGACCATCCTGGAGATGGCCAAGAGGCAGATGTTTGCCACGTACAGCACCACCAGTGCcccagacctccagcctccaTGGCACGTCCCCCCAAGAACCTCTTACCAGGATTTTCTCATCGTCTTGGGTGGGAGGAAGGACAACCAGCAGACCACCAGGGACGTTCTACTGTACAACAGACAGACCAACCAGTGGCAGAATCTGGCTAAACTCCCAACCCGCCTATATAAGGCCTCAGCCGTCACCTTGCACCGCAGCATCTACGTGCTAGGAGGCATGGCTGTTGGGTCAGGGAAGAATGTGCCCAGCCACAACGTCTACATATACTCCCTGAAGCTCAACCAATGGAGGCTGGGGCAGCCCATGCTGGTGGCCCGCTACTCCCATAGAAGCACTGCCCATAAGAACTTCATCTTCTCCATTGGGGGCATCGGAGAAGGGCAGGAGGTCATGGGCTCCATGGAGAGATACAACAGCATCTTCAACATCTGGGAGAGTATGGCCAGCATGCCTGTGGGGGTTCTCCACCCTGCGGTTGCTGTGAAAGACCAAAGACTCTACCTTTTTGGGGGAGAGGACATCATGCAGAATCCTGTACGCCTTATCCAG GTTTATCACATTTCCAGAAACACATGGTTCAAAATGGAGACAAGGGTGATCAAGAATGTGTGTGCCCCTGCCGTGGTGCTTCAGGAGAAGATTGTTATCGTAGGAG GCTCTCGatccctcctctccctggaaAAGGTGACCAGTGACACCTCCAGCACCTCACAGGCAGTGCGTTTTGATCTGTCATCGGACTGGAGCCATCAGCAGCGCACCACACAGATGACCCTCCCTCCATCTTGA
- the KLHL38 gene encoding kelch-like protein 38 isoform X1, protein MDEESPDGLLFKDHDFSSDLLRQLNGLRQNRLLTDVSICAGTWEVPCHRSVLASSSPYFRAMFCSNFRERSEAKVQLKGIDPTTLDQIISYVYTGEVPITAENVLPLMEAASMLQYPKLLEACSSYLQSQLTPSNCLGMIRLSEILSCETLKKKAREVALTCFPEVAASADLKELCALELRDYLGDDGLCGEEEKVFEALMVWIKHDLQARKRHVQELFKQVRLQYIHPAFFHHFITNDALLQSSPSCQTILEMAKRQMFATYSTTSAPDLQPPWHVPPRTSYQDFLIVLGGRKDNQQTTRDVLLYNRQTNQWQNLAKLPTRLYKASAVTLHRSIYVLGGMAVGSGKNVPSHNVYIYSLKLNQWRLGQPMLVARYSHRSTAHKNFIFSIGGIGEGQEVMGSMERYNSIFNIWESMASMPVGVLHPAVAVKDQRLYLFGGEDIMQNPVRLIQVYHISRNTWFKMETRVIKNVCAPAVVLQEKIVIVGGYTRRILAYDPQSNKFVKCADMKDRRMHHGATVMGNKLYVTGGRRLTTDCSIEDLASFDCYDPETDTWTSQGQLPHKLFDHACLTLQCIPHTPTFP, encoded by the exons ATGGATGAGGAGTCGCCAGATGGACTGCTCTTCAAAGACCACGACTTCTCCTCTGACTTATTAAGGCAGCTCAATGGCTTGAGGCAAAACAGGCTGCTGACTGATGTGAGCATCTGTGCGGGGACCTGGGAGGTCCCCTGCCATCGAAGTGTGCTGGCCTCCAGCAGCCCCTACTTCCGGGCCATGTTCTGCAGCAACTTCCGGGAGAGAAGCGAAGCCAAAGTCCAGCTGAAAGGCATTGACCCCACGACTCTGGACCAGATCATCTCATATGTGTACACAGGGGAGGTGCCCATCACGGCTGAGAACGTCCTGCCTTTGATGGAGGCAGCCTCCATGCTGCAATACCCCAAGCTACTGGAGGCCTGCTCCTCCTACCTCCAGAGCCAGCTGACCCCCAGCAACTGCCTGGGCATGATCCGACTCTCCGAAATCTTGAGTTGTGAGACCCTCAAGAAGAAAGCCAGGGAGGTGGCCCTGACATGTTTCCCTGAGGTGGCTGCCTCGGCCGACCTGAAGGAGCTCTGTGCTTTGGAATTGAGAGACTACCTGGGGGACGACGGGCTCtgtggagaggaggaaaaggtgTTCGAGGCCCTCATGGTTTGGATCAAGCATGACCTCCAGGCCCGGAAACGACACGTGCAGGAGCTATTCAAGCAGGTCAGGCTTCAGTATATCCACCCGGCCTTCTTCCACCACTTCATCACCAACGATGCCCTCCTGCAGTCCTCGCCCTCGTGCCAGACCATCCTGGAGATGGCCAAGAGGCAGATGTTTGCCACGTACAGCACCACCAGTGCcccagacctccagcctccaTGGCACGTCCCCCCAAGAACCTCTTACCAGGATTTTCTCATCGTCTTGGGTGGGAGGAAGGACAACCAGCAGACCACCAGGGACGTTCTACTGTACAACAGACAGACCAACCAGTGGCAGAATCTGGCTAAACTCCCAACCCGCCTATATAAGGCCTCAGCCGTCACCTTGCACCGCAGCATCTACGTGCTAGGAGGCATGGCTGTTGGGTCAGGGAAGAATGTGCCCAGCCACAACGTCTACATATACTCCCTGAAGCTCAACCAATGGAGGCTGGGGCAGCCCATGCTGGTGGCCCGCTACTCCCATAGAAGCACTGCCCATAAGAACTTCATCTTCTCCATTGGGGGCATCGGAGAAGGGCAGGAGGTCATGGGCTCCATGGAGAGATACAACAGCATCTTCAACATCTGGGAGAGTATGGCCAGCATGCCTGTGGGGGTTCTCCACCCTGCGGTTGCTGTGAAAGACCAAAGACTCTACCTTTTTGGGGGAGAGGACATCATGCAGAATCCTGTACGCCTTATCCAG GTTTATCACATTTCCAGAAACACATGGTTCAAAATGGAGACAAGGGTGATCAAGAATGTGTGTGCCCCTGCCGTGGTGCTTCAGGAGAAGATTGTTATCGTAGGAG GTTACACAAGGAGGATTCTTGCTTATGACCCTCAATCCAACAAATTTGTCAAGTGTGCGGACATGAAAGACCGGAGGATGCACCACGGGGCCACGGTGATGGGGAACAAGCTCTACGTGACGGGCGGGCGGCGGCTGACCACAGATTGCAGCATCGAGGACTTGGCCTCCTTTGACTGCTACGACCCTGAGACGGACACCTGGACGTCCCAGGGACAGCTTCCTCACAAACTCTTTGACCACGCCTGCCTCACTCTCCAGTGCataccccacacccccaccttcCCGTGA